In one window of Gossypium arboreum isolate Shixiya-1 chromosome 4, ASM2569848v2, whole genome shotgun sequence DNA:
- the LOC108457778 gene encoding uncharacterized protein LOC108457778 codes for MSGNALRDLNTLPTPERKNDSSSKGNFTKPCNGKTIENVEEQLKKSLSSVQINGGETLNLQHNKSSTSVQINGGETVNVGVEVANSEVEYIESENLSDLEDVDTCLKKLLPGLDSKDWILVVETLNNVRRLSVFHKERMHSMLGDLIPLVVKSLKNPRSAVCKTAIMTSADIFSAYNDDLIDSLDPLLVQLLLKASQDKRFVCEAAERALEAMTTSVSPMLLLPKLQPYLKNRNPRIRAKASMCFSRSVPRLGVEGIKEYGIDKLIQVAASQLSDQLPESREAARTLLLELQTVYEKSHGLSTVVSENPEMGSWENFCLSKLSPLSAQAVLRVTTNITREGLVIGS; via the exons ATGTCGGGGAATGCATTAAGAGATCTCAATACTTTACCTACACCTGAGAGGAAGAATGACAGCTCCAGTAAAGGGAATTTTACTAAGCCTTGCAATGGGAAGACAATTGAAAATGTTGAAGAGCAGCTGAAGAAAAGCCTGTCTTCTGTTCAAATAAATGGAGGTGAAACTTTAAATTTGCAGCACAATAAAAGCTCCACTTCTGTTCAAATAAATGGAGGTGAAACTGTAAATGTTGGAGTGGAGGTAGCTAATTCGGAAGTAGAATACATTGAATCTGAGAACTTGAGTGATCTAGAAGATGTTGATACATGTCTTAAG AAGCTCTTACCTGGACTTGACTCTAAAGATTGGATTCTGGTTGTTGAAACACTCAATAATGTTCGTCGATTATCAGTATTCCATAAGGAAAGAATGCATAGTATGCT GGGTGATTTGATCCCTCTTGTAGTTAAGTCCTTGAAGAATCCTAGGAGTGCTGTTTGTAAAACTGCAATTATGACATCTGCTGATATTTTCAGTGCATATAATGATGATTTGATTGATTCTTTGGATCCCCTG CTTGTACAGCTTCTTCTTAAGGCTTCACAAGACAAAAGATTTGTATGTGAGGCAGCTGAGAGGGCCTTAGAGGCTATGACTACTTCAGTTTCCCCTATGTTGTTGTTGCCCAAGTTGCAACCCTATCTGAAGAACAGAAACCCACGAATTCGAGCAAAGGCATCAATGTGCTTTAGTCGTAGTGTTCCACGTCTG GGTGTTGAGGGAATTAAAGAATATGGAATTGACAAATTGATACAAGTAGCTGCATCCCAACTAAGCGACCAGCTCCCAGAATCACGGGAGGCTGCTCGAACCCTTCTTTTGGAGCTGCAAACTGTATATGAGAAGTCCCATGGTCTCTCAACTGTAGTATCTGAGAATCCAGAAATGGGCTCTTGGGAGAACTTTTGTCTGTCAAAGCTCTCTCCTTTAAGTGCACAAGCAGTGCTTCGCGTGACAACAAACATCACTCGGGAAGGTCTCGTTATTGGTTCCTAA